One region of Azoarcus sp. CIB genomic DNA includes:
- the nusB gene encoding transcription antitermination factor NusB, producing the protein MSGKAARRRAREFALQGIYQWLLSGNSVPLIEEHIAQVTGFDKADRELFVSLLRGTLANVESLQEEFVPFIHRSVEELSPVERAILLLATHELKIGLDTPYRVIINEAIELAKSYGGTEGHRFVNGVLDKLAAKLRAVEVNAAKDAKS; encoded by the coding sequence ATGAGCGGCAAAGCGGCACGTCGCCGCGCACGCGAATTCGCCCTCCAGGGCATCTACCAGTGGCTGCTGTCGGGCAACTCGGTCCCGTTGATCGAGGAGCACATCGCCCAGGTCACCGGCTTCGACAAGGCCGACCGCGAACTCTTCGTGAGCCTCTTGCGCGGCACGCTCGCGAACGTCGAGTCGCTGCAGGAGGAGTTCGTCCCCTTCATCCACCGTTCCGTCGAGGAGCTCTCGCCGGTCGAGCGCGCGATCCTGCTGCTCGCGACGCACGAGCTGAAGATCGGCCTCGACACGCCTTACCGCGTGATCATCAACGAGGCGATCGAGCTCGCGAAGAGCTACGGCGGCACCGAAGGCCACCGCTTCGTGAACGGCGTGCTCGACAAGCTCGCGGCCAAGCTGCGCGCGGTCGAGGTGAACGCCGCGAAGGACGCGAAGTCCTGA
- the ribH gene encoding 6,7-dimethyl-8-ribityllumazine synthase has protein sequence MARYDNIPEFEPDLSGHGLRIGIVMSRFNQDVCEGLLSACTAELQRLGVAPDLIRIATVPGALEIPLTLQAMARSGRYDALIALGAVIRGETYHFELVSNEMGAGINRIGLDSGMPIANGVLTTEDDDQALARMQEKGSDCARTAIEMARLLRMLK, from the coding sequence ATGGCCCGTTACGACAACATTCCCGAATTCGAGCCCGATCTGAGCGGCCACGGCCTGCGCATCGGCATCGTCATGAGCCGCTTCAACCAGGACGTGTGCGAAGGCCTGCTGTCGGCCTGCACCGCCGAGCTGCAGCGCCTCGGCGTCGCACCCGACCTGATCCGCATCGCGACCGTCCCCGGCGCGCTGGAAATTCCGCTCACGCTGCAGGCCATGGCACGCAGCGGCCGCTACGACGCGCTGATCGCGCTCGGCGCGGTGATCCGCGGCGAGACCTACCACTTCGAGCTGGTGTCGAACGAGATGGGCGCAGGCATCAACCGCATCGGCCTCGACTCCGGCATGCCGATCGCCAACGGCGTGCTCACGACCGAGGACGACGACCAGGCCCTCGCGCGGATGCAGGAAAAGGGCAGCGACTGCGCCCGCACCGCGATCGAGATGGCGCGCCTGCTGCGGATGCTCAAATGA
- the ribBA gene encoding bifunctional 3,4-dihydroxy-2-butanone-4-phosphate synthase/GTP cyclohydrolase II, giving the protein MTALSPITEIVEEIRAGRMVVLVDEEDRENEGDLVLAGEHVTPEAINFMAKYGRGLICLTLTEARCKQLGLQLMVRDNRSPHGTAFTTSIEAAEGVTTGISAHDRSRTVEAAVARNAKATDIVQPGHIFPLMAQNGGVLIRAGHTEAGCDLAALAGLEPAAVICEILKDDGTMARLPDLVEFAKEHGLKIGAIRDLIQYRSSNEHLIERVAEKDVDTPHGRFRLYAFEDKTTGEVHFAMSKGDIRPEHETLVRVHEPISVVDFLDAESARHTFPVNQSLARLAQAEQGVIVLLYRPQSGSELLASLTGNGYQPPKWDARLFGVGAQILRDLKVGKMRLLSSPRKIPSMAGFGLEITGFVDPA; this is encoded by the coding sequence ATGACCGCACTGTCCCCCATCACCGAAATCGTCGAGGAAATCCGCGCCGGCCGCATGGTCGTGCTGGTCGACGAGGAAGACCGCGAAAACGAGGGCGACCTCGTGCTCGCCGGCGAACACGTCACGCCCGAGGCGATCAACTTCATGGCCAAGTACGGCCGCGGCCTGATCTGCCTGACGCTCACCGAAGCGCGCTGCAAACAGCTGGGCCTGCAGCTGATGGTGCGCGACAACCGCTCGCCGCACGGCACCGCCTTCACGACCTCGATCGAGGCCGCCGAGGGCGTCACCACCGGCATCTCGGCGCACGACCGCTCGCGCACCGTGGAAGCCGCCGTCGCGCGCAACGCCAAGGCGACCGACATCGTCCAGCCCGGCCACATCTTCCCGCTGATGGCGCAGAACGGCGGCGTGCTGATCCGCGCCGGCCACACCGAAGCCGGCTGCGACCTCGCCGCCCTCGCCGGGCTCGAACCGGCCGCGGTGATCTGCGAGATCCTCAAGGACGACGGCACGATGGCGCGCCTGCCCGATCTCGTCGAGTTCGCCAAGGAGCACGGCCTCAAGATCGGCGCGATCCGCGACCTGATCCAGTACCGTTCGTCGAACGAGCACCTGATCGAGCGCGTCGCCGAAAAGGACGTCGACACCCCGCACGGCCGCTTCCGCCTCTACGCGTTCGAGGACAAGACCACCGGCGAGGTGCATTTCGCGATGTCCAAGGGCGACATCCGCCCAGAGCACGAGACCCTCGTGCGCGTGCATGAGCCGATCTCGGTCGTCGATTTCCTCGACGCCGAAAGCGCCCGCCACACCTTCCCGGTCAACCAGTCGCTCGCCCGCCTCGCGCAGGCCGAGCAAGGCGTGATCGTGCTGCTGTACCGCCCGCAATCGGGCAGCGAACTGCTCGCGAGCCTGACCGGCAACGGCTACCAGCCGCCGAAATGGGACGCGCGCCTGTTCGGCGTCGGCGCCCAGATCCTGCGCGATCTCAAGGTCGGCAAGATGCGGCTGCTCTCCAGCCCGCGCAAAATTCCGAGCATGGCCGGCTTCGGCCTCGAGATCACGGGCTTCGTCGATCCGGCCTGA